A DNA window from Brassica napus cultivar Da-Ae chromosome A4, Da-Ae, whole genome shotgun sequence contains the following coding sequences:
- the LOC106411342 gene encoding putative pentatricopeptide repeat-containing protein At5g36300 isoform X2: MMMSLRTYGSPLPTRYSRRRPVNGCSNHPVSRQIVTEELSISTYNRRIRYRCRTGGIDEAMSLLAKLDSLGSQPDPLSYVTLIETLSALGRTLEADALFQEVIRSGLHGSYPLRFHNALLGGYLRKGQLALALRVLDHMQLENVEKNQETCEVLLNYYVSAGRLEESWRVVNEMKKRKFPLTSFVYGKIIRIYRDNGMWKKALGIIEEICEIGLPMDVELYNSIIDTFGKYGELDEALQVLRKMQSSHDFKPNISTWNSLIRWHCHHGAVDKALELFTMMQDQGLYPDPRMFVKLIARLGEKGSWNMISKSFESIKCKEDRRDTRAIYAALVEIVGQFGSFQDPEELVGRLKSEGVAPSANIFCTLADAYAQQGLCKQTVKVLKMMEKEGTEPNLIMLNVLINAFGNAGKHMEALSIYHHIKESGFTPDVVTYSTLMKAFTRAKKYEKELVVKIAGSRNIQGNGSLWV; encoded by the exons ATGATGATGTCTCTGCGTACGTACGGATCTCCACTTCCGACCAGATACTCGCGGCGGCGACCCGTCAATGGCTGCTCTAACCACCCAGTTTCGCGCCAAATAGTCACCGAGGAACTGTCGATTTCAACGTACAATCGTCGGATTCGCTATCGCTGCAGAACAGGCGGAATCGACGAAGCGATGTCTCTCCTGGCCAAATTGGATTCGCTCGGCTCCCAACCCGATCCTCTTTCCTACGTTACTTTGATCGAAACTCTCTCTGCTCTCGGGAGGACTCTCGAAGCCGATGCTCTTTTCCAAGAAGTGATTCGATCCGGTCTCCATGGAAGCTACCCCCTGAGGTTCCACAACGCCTTGCTCGGCGGCTACTTGAGAAAAGGCCAGCTCGCGTTAGCTCTTAGGGTTTTGGATCACATGCAACTTGAAAACGttgagaagaatcaagaaacgTGTGAGGTTCTCTTGAACTATTACGTTAGCGCTGGGAGATTGGAGGAATCGTGGCGTGTGGTTAatgagatgaagaagaggaagtttCCTTTGACTTCTTTTGTCTATGGGAAGATCATACGTATTTACAGAGACAATGGGATGTGGAAGAAAGCGTTAGGGATTATCGAAGAGATTTGCGAGATTGGTTTGCCTATGGATGTGGAGTTATACAACAGCATCATCGATACGTTTGGTAAGTACGGAGAGTTAGATGAAGCGTTACAGGTCTTGCGGAAAATGCAGAGTTCTCATGATTTTAAGCCGAATATTAGTACTTGGAACTCGCTTATACGGTGGCATTGTCACCACGGTGCGGTCGATAAGGCGCTTGAGCTGTTCACGATGATGCAGGATCAGGGGCTTTATCCTGACCCTAGGATGTTTGTGAAGCTTATAGCGCGGTTGGGAGAGAAAGGGAGCTGGAACATGATAAGTAAAAGTTTTGAGTCCATAAAGTGTAAAGAAGATAGAAGAGATACGAGAGCTATCTATGCAGCTTTAGTTGAGATTGTTGGACAGTTTGGGAGTTTCCAGGACCCCGAGGAACTTGTGGGTAGACTCAAGTCGGAAGGTGTCGCTCCTTCAGCTAATATCTTTTGTACTTTGGCTGATGCATATGCTCAACAG GGACTATGCAAACAGACCGTAAAAGTGCTAAAGATGATGGAGAAGGAGGGCACTGAACCAAATTTGATTATGCTGAATGTTTTGATCAATGCGTTTGGAAATGCTGGGAAGCACATGGAAGCTCTATCTATTTATCACCATATTAAAGAAAGT GGATTCACTCCCGATGTGGTTACCTATAGTACACTTATGAAAGCATTCACTCGAGCAAAGAAGTATGAAAAG GAATTGGTGGTTAAAATCGCAGGTTCCAGAAATATTCAGGGAAATGGAAGCCTCTGGGTGTAG
- the LOC106411342 gene encoding putative pentatricopeptide repeat-containing protein At5g36300 isoform X1: protein MMMSLRTYGSPLPTRYSRRRPVNGCSNHPVSRQIVTEELSISTYNRRIRYRCRTGGIDEAMSLLAKLDSLGSQPDPLSYVTLIETLSALGRTLEADALFQEVIRSGLHGSYPLRFHNALLGGYLRKGQLALALRVLDHMQLENVEKNQETCEVLLNYYVSAGRLEESWRVVNEMKKRKFPLTSFVYGKIIRIYRDNGMWKKALGIIEEICEIGLPMDVELYNSIIDTFGKYGELDEALQVLRKMQSSHDFKPNISTWNSLIRWHCHHGAVDKALELFTMMQDQGLYPDPRMFVKLIARLGEKGSWNMISKSFESIKCKEDRRDTRAIYAALVEIVGQFGSFQDPEELVGRLKSEGVAPSANIFCTLADAYAQQGLCKQTVKVLKMMEKEGTEPNLIMLNVLINAFGNAGKHMEALSIYHHIKESGFTPDVVTYSTLMKAFTRAKKYEKVPEIFREMEASGCSADRKARQLLQNALMVLDKRH, encoded by the exons ATGATGATGTCTCTGCGTACGTACGGATCTCCACTTCCGACCAGATACTCGCGGCGGCGACCCGTCAATGGCTGCTCTAACCACCCAGTTTCGCGCCAAATAGTCACCGAGGAACTGTCGATTTCAACGTACAATCGTCGGATTCGCTATCGCTGCAGAACAGGCGGAATCGACGAAGCGATGTCTCTCCTGGCCAAATTGGATTCGCTCGGCTCCCAACCCGATCCTCTTTCCTACGTTACTTTGATCGAAACTCTCTCTGCTCTCGGGAGGACTCTCGAAGCCGATGCTCTTTTCCAAGAAGTGATTCGATCCGGTCTCCATGGAAGCTACCCCCTGAGGTTCCACAACGCCTTGCTCGGCGGCTACTTGAGAAAAGGCCAGCTCGCGTTAGCTCTTAGGGTTTTGGATCACATGCAACTTGAAAACGttgagaagaatcaagaaacgTGTGAGGTTCTCTTGAACTATTACGTTAGCGCTGGGAGATTGGAGGAATCGTGGCGTGTGGTTAatgagatgaagaagaggaagtttCCTTTGACTTCTTTTGTCTATGGGAAGATCATACGTATTTACAGAGACAATGGGATGTGGAAGAAAGCGTTAGGGATTATCGAAGAGATTTGCGAGATTGGTTTGCCTATGGATGTGGAGTTATACAACAGCATCATCGATACGTTTGGTAAGTACGGAGAGTTAGATGAAGCGTTACAGGTCTTGCGGAAAATGCAGAGTTCTCATGATTTTAAGCCGAATATTAGTACTTGGAACTCGCTTATACGGTGGCATTGTCACCACGGTGCGGTCGATAAGGCGCTTGAGCTGTTCACGATGATGCAGGATCAGGGGCTTTATCCTGACCCTAGGATGTTTGTGAAGCTTATAGCGCGGTTGGGAGAGAAAGGGAGCTGGAACATGATAAGTAAAAGTTTTGAGTCCATAAAGTGTAAAGAAGATAGAAGAGATACGAGAGCTATCTATGCAGCTTTAGTTGAGATTGTTGGACAGTTTGGGAGTTTCCAGGACCCCGAGGAACTTGTGGGTAGACTCAAGTCGGAAGGTGTCGCTCCTTCAGCTAATATCTTTTGTACTTTGGCTGATGCATATGCTCAACAG GGACTATGCAAACAGACCGTAAAAGTGCTAAAGATGATGGAGAAGGAGGGCACTGAACCAAATTTGATTATGCTGAATGTTTTGATCAATGCGTTTGGAAATGCTGGGAAGCACATGGAAGCTCTATCTATTTATCACCATATTAAAGAAAGT GGATTCACTCCCGATGTGGTTACCTATAGTACACTTATGAAAGCATTCACTCGAGCAAAGAAGTATGAAAAG GTTCCAGAAATATTCAGGGAAATGGAAGCCTCTGGGTGTAGTGCAGATAGGAAAGCAAGACAACTATTGCAAAATGCTCTTATGGTTCTCGACAAAAGACATTAA
- the LOC106408889 gene encoding uncharacterized protein LOC106408889, which translates to MRVNQDEKEFFDWLLKVGEGRPESEEDNEDDGYHEQMINIDPSLVQETKDESLKQVVDAAYGDINQIEASQSFYTDKAILTPQNDTVDEINAYTISKTDGESKDYYNYDSFEVSETQSNQNDTLYAIEYLNSMEFPGLPSHKLTLQVGAPIMLMRNINQTKRLCNGTRMILTHIGKRVLEEDIITGSHIGNEVFVTPRFT; encoded by the coding sequence ATGCGAGTCAACCAAGACGAaaaagagttctttgattggctTCTCAAAGTCGGTGAAGGTCGTCCAGAATCTGAAGAGGACAATGAGGACGATGGCTACCATGAACAAATGATAAACATCGACCCCTCATTGGTCCAAGAGACTAAAGATGAGTCATTAAAGCAAGTTGTCGATGCAGCGTATGGTGATATCAACCAAATAGAGGCCTCCCAAAGTTTCTACACCGATAAAGCTATCCTAACACCCCAAAATGATACAGTCGATGAAATTAATGCGTATACAATCTCCAAAACTGACGGAGAGTCAAAAGACTACTACAATTACGATAGCTTTGAGGTTTCGGAAACTCAATCTAACCAAAACGATACACTATACGCCATTGAGTATCTCAACTCCATGGAGTTTCCAGGATTGCCTTCCCATAAACTCACTCTCCAAGTTGGGGCCCCGATTATGCTTATGCGTAacataaatcaaacaaaaagatTATGTAATGGTACCCGTATGATCCTAACCCACATAGGCAAAAGAGTGCTTGAGGAAGATATAATTACTGGCTCCCACATTGGAAATGAAGTTTTTGTAACACcccgatttacataa
- the LOC106408890 gene encoding uncharacterized protein LOC106408890 produces MDYTVVNAPGPYTIRIQGQTHHRIGSLIPRQGRPPEYLQLYIFDTGNEVRNHLNAMGQTSTEGNLDETTLARLIEMLDEHNCLAKLFRRARDYYEGSGQEFNIRLLSDKRKGKEYDLPSTSEVAGLIVGDMSSTIGVRDIVVQFQSDTLQQIRDDHPLYMSLQYLLLFPHGEYGFHPEISLHLETGTSRTREYGNPDLFITMTANPNWKEIKEHREIYGGDSPNDRPDIECRVFKMKTPSSEEVNEIISAELPNKEEDPEAYNLVTKHMIHGPCGVINPKSPCMENNVCTKKYPRPYNNSTSIDKSGYVLYRRRRNENESVVKNGAPLNNTFVVPHNVKLLKKYEAHINVEWYNRTSAVKYIFKYITKGVDRASAVIEKENTTTTFDTVDSGEPKEKVIKQRNEIQEYIEARYLSACESMWRTFAFHIHKRKSSVEKLIIHLEGEHNITIKETDNLGRVIRKQVLRRQCLLNEWYYAEEYFVWSNNSKVWSERKKGKTIGRIVAVHPSAGDRYYLRILINKIKGPRSYDELKTFNDVKYHDFKSVCHARDYLDDDVEWLESMSEGARTATPYQLRDMFVTFLNTCFVASPKGLCEHSWKSMSEDILHKRQRILGHTNLELDDETFEQYTLIEVEKLMCMQDRSLNDIKEMPKKRLDMTVRGTRKTFLYQTIISRLRSRKQIVLPVASSVIAALLLPNGRTAHSRFNISLKLDEDKLCNIKPGTMLAELIEKTDLIIWNETPMTHKHAFEALDKTLKDILSIKNPHAKDQTFGGKTVLLGGDFRQILPVVPQGSRADTVSASISHSYL; encoded by the exons ATGGATTATACTGTGGTGAATGCTCCCGGACCTTACACTATACGGATCCAAGGTCAAACCCATCATAGAATTGGCTCGCTAATACCGAGACAAGGCCGTCCCCCCGAATATCTCCagctttatatatttgatacgGGCAACGAAGTCAGAAACCATTTAAACGCAATGGGCCAAACCTCAACAGAAGGTAATCTTGATGAGACAACCTTGGCGCGCCTCATCGAGATGCTTGACGAACATAACTGTTTAGCGAAGCTTTTCCGACGGGCACGTGACTACTACGAAGGCAGTGGGCAAGAGTTTAATATAAGGTTACTCTCAGATAAAAGGAAAGGTAAGGAATACGATCTCCCAAGTACGAGTGAGGTCGCAGGCCTTATCGTAGGGGATATGTCATCAACAATTGGAGTACGAGATATAGTGGTTCAATTCCAATCTGACACTTTGCAGCAGATACGTGACGACCACCCTCTGTACATGAGCctccaatatcttcttctctttccacATGGTGAGTATGGATTTCACCCCGAGATCTCATTACATCTTGAAACAGGCACCTCGAGAACAAG AGAATATGGCAATCCGGATTTGTTTATCACCATGACGGCCAATCCTAACTGGAAAGAGATTAAAGAACATCgtgagatatacggtggagacTCCCCTAATGATAGACCGGACATTGAATGTCGGGTCTTTAAGATGAA AACACCGAGTTCGGAAGAAGTAAATGAGATTATTTCAGCCGAGCTcccaaacaaagaagaagaccCAGAAGCTTATAATTTAGTGACAAAACACATGATCCATGGTCCATGTGGTGTCATTAATCCGAAGTCGCCGTGTATGGAAAATAATGTGTGCACAAAGAAGTATCCTCGGCCTTATAATAACAGTACTTCGATTGACAAATCAGGGTATGTGTTATATCGTCGCCGCCGGAATGAAAATGAGTCTGTGGTTAAAAATGGGGCACCCCTAAACAACACGTTTGTTGTACCTCATAACGTTAAACTCCTAAAGAAGTATGAGGCTCATATCAATGTGGAATGGTATAATCGTACAAGCGCAGTGAAGTACATATTCAAGTACATAACCAAGGGTGTTGACAGAGCATCCGCAGttattgaaaaagaaaatacgACAACTACCTTTGACACAGTGGATTCAGGAGAACCAAAGGAAAAAGTGATTAAGCAGCGGAATGAGATCCAAGAATACATCGAAGCCCGGTATTTATCAGCTTGTGAGTCCATGTGGCGGACCTTCGCATTTCACATACACAAAAGAAAGTCGTCCGTTGAGAAGCTCATCATTCACTTGGAAGGGGAGCATAACATCACCATTAAAGAAACTGATAACCTCGGCCGCGTAATCCGCAAACAGGTATTGAGAAGACAATGTTTACTGAATGAATGGTATTATGCAGAAG AATATTTCGTATGGAGCAACAATTCCAAAGTCTGGTCTGAACGTAAGAAAGGAAAAACCATTGGGCGAATTGTGGCTGTCCATCCATCTGCAGGTGATCGATACTACCTGAGGATCCTCATCAATAAGATTAAAGGTCCTAGAAGTTATGACGAGCTGAAAACTTTCAACGACGTCAAATACCATGACTTCAAATCGGTTTGCCACGCACGAGACTATTTGGACGATGATGTTGAATGGCTCGAGAGTATGTCGGAGGGTGCTAGAACAGCCACCCCATACCAACTCCGCGATATGTTTGTCACCTTTCTAAACACTTGCTTCGTTGCAAGCCCCAAAGGATTATGTGAGCACTCATGGAAATCAATGAGCGAGGACATACTTCACAAGAGGCAAAGGATCTTAGGCCACACAAATCTGGAACTGGACGATGAGACCTTTGAGCAATACACGTTAATCGAAGTGGAAAAGTTGATGTGCATGCAAGACCGTTCTTTAAACGATATTAAAGAGATGCCTAAGAAACGCTTAGACATGACAGTCA GGGGCACAAGAAAAACATTCCTCTATCAAACCATCATATCCAGACTTCGCTCGAGGAAACAAATTGTTCTCCCAGTTGCTTCTTCAGTAATAGCCGCATTGCTACTACCAAACGGAAGAACAGCTCATTCACGCTTTAATATTTCTTTGAAGCTCGACGAAGATAAGCTCTGCAACATCAAACCAGGTACGATGCTCGCTGAACTCATTGAGAAAACGGACCTCATAATCTGGAATGAGACACCTATGACGCACAAACATGCCTTCGAAGCACTTGACAAAACTTTGAAGGACATACTGTCTATCAAAAATCCACACGCAAAGGATCAAacttttggcggaaaaactgtTTTGTTAGGTGGTGATTTTAGACAGATCCTTCCGGTAGTTCCACAAGGGAGTAGAGCTGATACTGTCTCAGCTTCGATAAGTCATTCATATCTATGA